A stretch of Cicer arietinum cultivar CDC Frontier isolate Library 1 chromosome 5, Cicar.CDCFrontier_v2.0, whole genome shotgun sequence DNA encodes these proteins:
- the LOC101492441 gene encoding gibberellin 20 oxidase 2-like gives MQMAPIMNSNTSTLVLYPASQTEEPKEENMVSIFDSNLLKKQLNIPKEFIWPSMDLVNTTQEELKEPLIDLSIMKSGDEEAISSAAELVRKACFKHGFFQVINHGVDQDLIHDAYCEMDSIFKLPINKKLSAKREHGRVSGYSGAHADRYSTKLPWKETFSFLYNHQNNSNSQIVNYFQSILGEDFQHTGLVYEKYCKAMKELSLVIMELLAISLGVDRLYYRRYFEDGESIMRCNYYPPCKNSSVTLGTGPHSDPTSLTILHQDQVGGLEVFADNKWVAVRPRHEALVINIGDTFMALSNGRFKSCLHRALVNKYRERRSLVFFVCPREDKVVKPHENLLRKNEERKYPDFTWSTLLEFTQNHYRADVATLQNFFHSHHSSPNLSNI, from the exons ATGCAAATGGCTCCCATAATGAACTCAAACACTTCAACACTTGTACTCTACCCTGCATCACAAACAGAGGAACCAAAAGAAGAAAACATGGTTTCAATTTTTGACTCAAATTTGCTTAAAAAACAATTGAACATACCAAAAGAGTTCATTTGGCCATCTATGGACTTAGTTAACACCACTCAAGAAGAGCTAAAAGAACCTCTCATAGACTTAAGTATAATGAAAAGTGGTGATGAAGAAGCTATTTCAAGTGCTGCTGAGCTTGTGAGAAAAGCATGTTTCAAACATGGTTTTTTTCAAGTGATTAATCATGGTGTGGACCAAGATCTTATTCATGATGCTTATTGTGAAATGGATTCCATTTTCAAACTACCAATCAATAAGAAGCTAAGTGCTAAGAGGGAACATGGTCGAGTTTCAGGTTATTCAGGTGCTCATGCAGATAGATATTCGACCAAGTTACCATGGAAAGagacattttcttttttatacaaTCATCAAAACAATTCCAATTCCCAGATTGTTAATTACTTCCAATCTATCTTAGGAGAAGATTTTCAACACACAGG ATTGGTGTATGAAAAGTACTGTAAAGCAATGAAGGAATTATCTCTAGTAATTATGGAGCTATTGGCCATTAGTTTGGGAGTGGATCGTTTGTATTATAGAAGATATTTTGAAGATGGTGAGTCAATAATGAGGTGCAACTATTATCCACCATGTAAAAATTCAAGTGTCACACTTGGTACTGGACCTCACTCAGACCCAACATCACTAACTATTCTTCATCAAGACCAAGTTGGAGGTCTAGAAGTTTTTGCTGATAACAAATGGGTGGCTGTTCGCCCTAGACATGAAGCCTTAGTCATAAATATAGGTGACACTTTCATG GCATTATCAAATGGGAGATTCAAGAGTTGTTTGCACAGAGCATTGGTGAACAAATACAGAGAAAGAAGGTCATTGGTATTCTTTGTGTGTCCAAGAGAAGACAAAGTGGTGAAACCTCATGAAAATTTGTTAAGAAAAAATGAGGAAAGAAAGTACCCTGATTTCACATGGTCTACTTTGCTTGAATTCACACAGAATCATTACAGGGCTGATGTTGCTACCCTCCAAAACTTCTTTCATTCACATCATTCATCTCCCAATTTATCCAACATATAG